GTGGGCGCCGCCGGGCCGAGGGGGACGCCGTCGGACCGAGGTAACGGGCGCCGCCGGGCCGAGGGGCGCCGTCGGGCTGAGGGGCGCCGTCGGGAGGAGGGCGCCGTCGGGCTGAGGGGGCGAAGTCGTCGGGCTGGAGAGGGAGTTGGCGCGCTGACGGCGGGCGGTTGCTGGGCGGGAGCGGAAGCCGCCGGCCGGGAAACGGGGTGATCGGCCCCGCCATCCGGTTGTCGTGGAGCTTTCGCCCGGTCCGCGGGGGTCGGCCGGACCGCTCGCACGGGTGTGATCGGACCTGACCATCCGGGCGTGGGACGATAGGGAAGGCCCGGCGTGTCCGCCGGCGCCCCGAAGCCCACAGGGCAGCTCGAGAAGCATGCCAGCCCGAGAAGAACGGACGACCGTGCCTGGACCGCTCGACCCCGGCGTGAACGTGATCGGATCGACCGATCCCAGCCGCATCCGCAACTTCTGCATCATCGCCCACATCGACCACGGCAAGTCGACGCTGGCCGACCGGATGCTGCAGATCACCGGGGTGGTCGACCCGCGGCAGATGCGCGCGCAGTACCTCGACCGGATGGACATCGAGCGCGAGCGCGGCATCACCATCAAGTCGCAGGCGGTCCGCATGCCGTGGACCGTGCGCGAGGGGGACGGCAAGGGCGAGTCCGCCGTCCTCAACATGATCGACACCCCGGGCCACGTCGACTTCACCTACGAGGTCTCCCGCAGCCTGGCCGCCTGTGAGGGCGCGATCCTGCTGGTCGACGCCGCGCAGGGGATCGAGGCGCAGACCCTCGCCAACCTGTACCTGGCGATGGAGAACGACCTGCACATCATCCCGGTGCTCAACAAGATCGACTTGCCCGCCGCGCAGCCGGAGAAGTACGCCGAGGAGCTGGCCAAGCTCATCGGCGTCGAGCCCACCGACGTGATGCGGGTCTCCGGCAAGACCGGCGTCGGCGTGGACCACCTGCTCGACGAGATCGTCCGGCAGTTCCAGCCCCCGGTCGGCGACCCGGACGGCCCGGCCCGCGCGATGATCTTCGACTCGGTGTACGACGTGTACCGCGGCGTGGTCACCTACGTCCGGGTGATCGACGGCCGGATCCAGGCCCGCGACCGGATCAAGATGATGTCCACCGGCGCCGTGCACGAGCTGCTGGAGCTGGGTGTCGCCTCCCCGGAGATGGAGAAGGCGGGCGCTCTCGGCGTCGGCGAGGTCGGTTACCTGATCACCGGTGTGAAGGACGTCCGCCAGTCGAAGGTCGGTGACACCGTCACCGGCAACAGCCGCCCCGCCAAGGAGGCGCTCGGCGGCTACAAGGACCCGAAACCGATGGTCTACTCGGGTCTCTACCCGATCGACGGCTCGGACTACCCGGCTCTGCGGGACGCGCTGGACAAGCTCAAGCTCAACGACGCCGCGCTCACCTACGAGCCGGAGACCTCGGCCGCGCTCGGTTTCGGCTTCCGCGTCGGCTACCTGGGCCTGCTGCACCTGGAGATCATCGGCGAGCGGCTGGAGCGCGAGTTCGGCCTGGACCTGATCTCCACCGCGCCGAACGTGGTCTACCAGGTGGTCACCGAGGACGGGAAGGAGCAGACGGTCACCAACCCGAGCGAGTTCCCGGCCGGCAAGATCGCGGAGATCCACGAGCCTGTGGTGCGGGCCACAGTCCTGGTGCCGAACGAGTATGTCGGCGCCGTCATGGAGCTGTGCCAGAGCCGCCGCGGCAGCCTGCTCGGCATGGAGTACCTGTCCTCCGAACGGGTGGAGCTGCGCTACACCCTGCCGCTCGCCGAGATCATCTTCGACTTCTTCGACCAGCTCAAGAGCAAGACCAAGGGGTACGCCTCGCTGGACTACGAGCCCTCCGGCGAGCAGGTCGCCGACCTGGTCAAGGTGGACATCCTGCTGCACGGCGAGCCGGTCGACGCGTTCAGCGCCATCGTGCACAAGGACAACGCCTACTCGTACGGCACGACGATCGCCGCCAAGCTGCAGAAACTGATCCCCCGGCAGCAGTTCGAGGTGCCCATCCAGGCGGCCATCGGTTCCCGGATCATCGCCCGCGAGACCATCCGGGCGATCCGCAAGGACGTGCTCGCGAAGTGCTACGGCGGTGACATCAGCCGCAAGCGCAAGCTGCTGGAGAAGCAGAAGGAAGGCAAGAAGCGGATGAAGATGGTGGGTCGCGTGGAGGTGCCGCAGGAGGCCTTCATCGCCGCCCTCTCCACCTCCGAGGCGGCCGACCCGAAAGGCGCCAAAAAATAGGGCGGTTTGAGTTTTCGCGGGGTCGGGAACTCTGGGGCTCGACGGACGCAACCGACAAGCTCCACCCCCGAGGAGGAACCACATGACAGTCACCGGCATCATCACCGCGCTCATCGTCGGTCTGATCATCGGTGCCCTGGGTCGCCTGGTCGTACCCGGTAAGCAGAACATCCCGATTTGGCTGACCATGGTCATTGGTGTCGTCGCGGCGCTGCTGGGCACGGTGCTGGCCCGGGCGTTCGGTGTCGCCCACACCAACGGCTTCGACTGGATCGAGTTCTTCTTCCAGGTCGTGCTGGCCGCGATCGGTGTTGCCCTCACCGTTGGGGTGAGCGGCCGCCGTGGCCTGACCCGATAACGGACACCGTAAAAGCGCCGGACCTCGCTACGAGGTCCGGCGCTTTTGCATGTCGTACGCCAATCCGGTGTTGATTTTCTAATAGCGGAAACGCTGCTGGGCGCTGCGGCGGTTGACCCAGGCGGGCAGCTCGCCGCTGTGCTCCTGCCGCGGATGCCGCTCGGCCGGATCGTGGTTGGCGGTGATGTCCCGCATCGTCACGACCAGGCCACGCACCAGCCGGTCCTCGCGCAGATCCCGATAGGTGAGCTCGACCAGGATCTGGCCGCCGTCGGCCCGCTGCAGCGCGCAGTGCGCGGTGCCGTCGCCCAGCGACCGCAACGCGTTGCGGACCCGCGCCCGGTCGGCCGGGTGAACCAGCTCGTCCAGCGTGGTCAGCGGCGGCAGCTCGACCCGGCCGAGCAGCTCGCGCAGCGCCGGGCTGGCGTAACGCACCCGCTGGTCGGCGTCGATCACCACCATCAGGTCGGCCGTGTTGCGGATCACCGCGCGCAGGTAGAGATCGCTGTCCCGCCGGCCGATCGCCTCGACCAGGGTGATCCGGTCCAGGGCCAGCGCGGCCTGCCCGGCCAGCACCTCCAGGGCGTCGTGGCCGGCGACCAACTCCCGCCGGCGACCGGTGATGATCAGCGCGCCGCCGCTGGGCCGGGCCACGTCGAGCGGTTCCAGGCGCAGTGGGCAGACCAGGGTGCGGTCGTCCGGATCGGCAGCGGCCAGCCACCAGCCGCGCGTCGCCGGACCGGTCACCGCGGGCGGCTGCTCGGCGGGGGACAGCTCGTCGGCGAGCGACACCCGGCGCACCGCCTGCGGCGGCAGCAGCCGGGCGACCGCGGCGCGCACCGCGGCGTCGACGGCCGGCCGGTCCGCGGCGGCGACCAGGGCCGCCGTCGCGGCACGCAGGCCCCGCTCGCGGGTGAGCGCCTGGCTGTGCCGGCGGATCGCGTCGGCCAGCCGGGTGATGGTGAGCAGCAGGGTGAGGGCGCCGGTGATGGCGATCACCGGCCCGTCGTCGACCCGCCCGTGCAGGGACTCGATGAGCAGCACGACGGGCGGGCCGCAGGCGGACACCGTGAGCATCGCCGACCACCGGAACTTCCAGGGGCTGGGCCGGACCGTGGCCGGCTCGGTCAGCCGGACCATCGACGGGTGCAGCGCGGCCAGCGCCCAGCAGAGGTAGAGCACCACGTACGCCGACTCGGTCAGCGGGCCCTTGGCCAGCGGATAGCCGATGTCGCCGGTCAGCATCCCGAGCGCGCCGAGCAGCAGCAGCCACGCGGAGACGTTGCGCCGGTCGCCGGTCACCAGGCGGCCGGCCACCCCGATCAGCAGCAGGTCACCGATGACGTCGGC
This window of the Actinoplanes oblitus genome carries:
- the lepA gene encoding translation elongation factor 4; this translates as MPAREERTTVPGPLDPGVNVIGSTDPSRIRNFCIIAHIDHGKSTLADRMLQITGVVDPRQMRAQYLDRMDIERERGITIKSQAVRMPWTVREGDGKGESAVLNMIDTPGHVDFTYEVSRSLAACEGAILLVDAAQGIEAQTLANLYLAMENDLHIIPVLNKIDLPAAQPEKYAEELAKLIGVEPTDVMRVSGKTGVGVDHLLDEIVRQFQPPVGDPDGPARAMIFDSVYDVYRGVVTYVRVIDGRIQARDRIKMMSTGAVHELLELGVASPEMEKAGALGVGEVGYLITGVKDVRQSKVGDTVTGNSRPAKEALGGYKDPKPMVYSGLYPIDGSDYPALRDALDKLKLNDAALTYEPETSAALGFGFRVGYLGLLHLEIIGERLEREFGLDLISTAPNVVYQVVTEDGKEQTVTNPSEFPAGKIAEIHEPVVRATVLVPNEYVGAVMELCQSRRGSLLGMEYLSSERVELRYTLPLAEIIFDFFDQLKSKTKGYASLDYEPSGEQVADLVKVDILLHGEPVDAFSAIVHKDNAYSYGTTIAAKLQKLIPRQQFEVPIQAAIGSRIIARETIRAIRKDVLAKCYGGDISRKRKLLEKQKEGKKRMKMVGRVEVPQEAFIAALSTSEAADPKGAKK
- a CDS encoding GlsB/YeaQ/YmgE family stress response membrane protein, with the translated sequence MTVTGIITALIVGLIIGALGRLVVPGKQNIPIWLTMVIGVVAALLGTVLARAFGVAHTNGFDWIEFFFQVVLAAIGVALTVGVSGRRGLTR
- a CDS encoding PAS domain-containing protein, which produces MFWGALEWILLGAGGLGAITYGVRRHRPARRAPWWLLAGSLVTLAVGDVFYSYHLRDVADAWYLVMFGLVALCLLQFTRGGALLVDRARLIDLLAFSCSALLIIWVFVIGSHGQFGAVPPADVIGDLLLIGVAGRLVTGDRRNVSAWLLLLGALGMLTGDIGYPLAKGPLTESAYVVLYLCWALAALHPSMVRLTEPATVRPSPWKFRWSAMLTVSACGPPVVLLIESLHGRVDDGPVIAITGALTLLLTITRLADAIRRHSQALTRERGLRAATAALVAAADRPAVDAAVRAAVARLLPPQAVRRVSLADELSPAEQPPAVTGPATRGWWLAAADPDDRTLVCPLRLEPLDVARPSGGALIITGRRRELVAGHDALEVLAGQAALALDRITLVEAIGRRDSDLYLRAVIRNTADLMVVIDADQRVRYASPALRELLGRVELPPLTTLDELVHPADRARVRNALRSLGDGTAHCALQRADGGQILVELTYRDLREDRLVRGLVVTMRDITANHDPAERHPRQEHSGELPAWVNRRSAQQRFRY